AGGCAAAGGTTGTATCTACAACTGTTACACCAATAGAGGACAAGGGTGTTAGAATTGATATAAAACTTGAGATACCAACTACAACTCCAGCTCAACTAGATCTACAATATGTAGTATTTGGTAATGGAGAGGTAAAAGTTACAAATACTCTATACACTTCAAAAGATTTACCAGAGATTCCAGAGTTTGGAATGATGATGGAGATGCCAGAAAAATATGATACAGTTACTTGGTATGGAAGAGGACCTGAAGAAAACTATGTAGATAGAAAAACTGGATACAATGTTGGTGTTTACAGTGCCAATGTAGATGATTTCTTCTTCCCATATATTGATCCATCTGAAACAGGAAATAGAGTTGACACTAGATGGGTAACTTTAACTGCTAAAAATGGTGTGGGACTTCTTGCAAGTGGTGTAGATAATACAATAGAATTTAATGCACTTCACTATACTCCAGAAGAATTATCATCAGGAAAAAGACACCCAGTAGAGTTAGTTCCAACTGAAAATGTTGTGCTTAGAATAAATGGAAAACAACAAGGAGTAGGTGGAGATGACAGCTGGGGAGCAGTTCCACATGATCAATATCAAATAAAATCTGGAAAAGCTCACACTTACTCATTTAAGCTAAAAGGAATAACTAAAGCTGATAATCCTATGGAAATAAGTAAGAGAAATATTGATAGCGATCTAATAAAAGATATCAAAGTTAATGGAGTATCTTTAAAAGATTTTGATAAAAATATAACAGATTATGAAGTTGAATTTTTAGCAGGAACAGAGAAACAAGCTCCAGTAGTTGAAGTTGAATATGGTAATAAAGAGGATGTAATAGTTAGCATAGAACAAGCTAATAGTGTAGAAAATGGAAAAGCAAAAGTTGTTGTAGCTCATAAAGATAAAGCTTTAAATGAAGTTTTAAGAAAAGAGTATACAATTAATTTTGGAACTCACAATGTAGTTTATGCATCTGATCTTCCATTTGAAAAGGCAACTTCGGGAATGTATAAAGTTGAAAGAGATATTACTGTTTCTGGAAGTGTTCCACATCTGAGATTAGAAGATGGTAGCAAAGTTCGTTTTGAAAAAGCTATCTGTGCAAATTCAGATTCTGAAGTTGTAATTAACTTAAAAGATAAAGGGTTCAAGAGATTCAAATCTTATGTTGGAATGGACAGAGAGGTAATAGGATATAGAACTAAAGCACAATTTAGAGTGCTATTAGATGGAAAAGAAGTATTTAACAGTGGTGAAATGGCAAGTTCTGCAAAAGCAAAAGAAGTTGATATCAATGTTGAGGGAGCTAAAAAACTTACTCTTATAATTGATCAATGTGATGGTAATAACAACTATGACCATGGAACTTGGGGAAATGCTAGATTTACTAAATAGTATATAAATAAAAACTCCAGTGTATTTGCTGGAGTTTTTTGATTCTGATTTTTAAATATTGACTTTTCTCTTTTATGAAGTATACTCCTATTAGAATAGAAAAGAAGAGGTGATATTATGAAAAAAAGAGTACTTATATTATTTTTTATACTTTTTTCAATAAGTTTTAGTGCTTGGGAAAGAATTGATTTAGTAGATGAATTTGGAGATAAAACTGGACAAATAACAATGGTAAATCAAGTAGATTTTTTTCAAGGAATTAGACTTATAAAGGATGAAGATATAGTTTGTTTAGATGTAATGATGGGACCTCAATGTAGTGTAGGAGAGATTTATCCAATAAAATTAAAAATTGATAAGGGAGAAGTTATAGAACTTATGGCTGTTGCAGTAACAGATAGATTATTAAGATTAATTACAGATGAAGATTTTATGGAAAAATTGAAAAAGGGTAATAACGTTTCTTTTGTAGTTTATAATACTAATGGGGGTTCTGTTAATTTAAAAATGAGTTTAATGGGATTTACAAATGCCTATAATAAGGTAGAAAATTCAAATTAATTTTAATTGAACAGCCTATATATTTAGGCTGTTCAATTTTTATTACTAGTTAGTAACTACTCACCTATTACCTATAAATATCATAAAAATTAAACTTTAAGCTAGCTAATTTTTTATAGAATTTGATCAGCTGAGTAAATACACTAGTTATTTTAGAATTTTATTTAAAAACTCCTCAGTAGAAATCTCACCAAAAGCAACTTTAAAAAGGGTCTCCATATCTTCTTCAGTAGAAAAATTTCCAGAAATTTCATTAGAGTGTATTGCATATTCCATTGCTTCTATACTTTTTTTATTTTTGACATCTTCATATTTAGCTTTAAAATTAGGATCACTATTTAATTTTTTTATAACAAAATCTTTAACTTCCATGATTTCCCCCCCTTAACTTATTGAGAACTAGAGTTTATACATAGATTATACCATATAATTACACTTTTTTAATGAAAAATAACCTTTAAATTTTAACTGAATAGATATAAAAAACACCCTTAATCTTAATACTCTAAGATTAAAGGTGTTGTAATATTTATTATTAGAAAGCTTTAGTAATAGATAATTTATAGAACATTCTATTTTTATCAGGATTATCTTTTCCTTTATAATCTTCAGTCTTAGCATTTTGCCAATAAATCTCTCCACCTAGAGTTAAAGTAGGATCAATTTTATATTTAACTGTGCTTCCTATTCTTGTTTCATGAGAATCTTTTTCTTTTCCATGATCTGAAGAAATTTCATCATTAGTTGTTACATATGATAGGTCATATCTGATGAAAGGATTTATACTTAATTTTGAATTAACATTCCAGTTATATCCTGTTCTTAATTGCCAACGAGTATAATTTTCTTTATACTCATTTCTTTTATATTCATTATATAGAGATGTCCAGATAGTATCTTTATTATCTAATTTATATTTTACCCCAATAACTTCTATCTCTTGATACCAATCATGCCAGTATGTAGCAGAATCTTTACTAGTTGCATCATAACTATGATCTTTTCTAGTTCCATGTTGAACTCTATTTATTTGTGGTCCAACAAATCCATTTACATAAAGTTGAACTTTATCATTAATATCATATGTCATATTAGGGTAAAATCTTAGATTTAACATTCTATCAGTTTGAGATTTAGGTTTTTCAGTTCTATTAACATCAGAAGCTTCAAATCTAAAACCAATTTTAGGAGAGAATGTAAAGTTATTATTTTTATATTTATAACCACTAGCGAAGAACTCTACTCTCTTTTTATTTGTTTTAAATCTAGCATCATGTCCTTCATTTCTATTTTTTCCATATTGATGGAAATACATATACTTTAATTCTAATTGTAAAGGAGAATCTTTTTTAGGATTAAGATTTACTTTTACATATGGATTAAATGTATCAGAATCATTGTACATCTCTTCATATTGTTCATTTTCAAATCCAAACTCTATTGAGTTTGCTGCTAAAGCTTGTGTTCCCATTGTTAGTGCTAAGAAAATTAGGCTAAGTTTTTTTAAATTCATTTTAATATCCTTTCATAAATTAATTATTATAGAGTAATATTTTTTTCAGTTTCTATATCGAAGATATGACATTTTTCCATATTGAAGTGGAAAAGTTCAGTTTGGTTAAAGTTAGCTTTTGTAGATTTTTCTACTGGTATTCTACAACTATATTGAGTATCCCCAAGAGTAAAGTAAATAAACTCTTCATTTCCCATTTGCTCAACAATGTTGATCTTTCCAGATACTAGATGAGAATCAGGATTAGTTAATCTATTACCAATATTTTCAGGTCTAATTCCAAACCAGATTTCTTGATTAACTTTAGATTTTACCTTTTCTGCTTTATCTTGAGGTAATTCAAGAAGATCTCCACTTGTAAGTTTTACAAAAATTCTATTATCTTTTTCAACTAAAGTTGCTTTTACTATATTCATTGCTGGTGATCCTATAAACCCTGCTACGAATTTATTAGCTGGTTTATGATATAGATTTAATGGAGTATCAACTTGCATAATTTTACCAAAGTTTAGAACACAAATTCTATCTCCCATTGTCATTGCTTCTACTTGGTCATGTGTTACATAGATCATAGTAGCATTTTGTCCTTCAGCTTTTAGTTGTTTGTGAAGTTGAGTTATTTTTACTCTCATTGAAACTCTAAGTTTAGCATCTAGGTTTGATAGTGGTTCATCAAATAGGAATACATCTGGTTTTCTTACAATTGCTCTACCAACTGCAACCCTTTGTCTTTGTCCTCCAGACATCTCTTTTGGTTTTCTACCTAATAGTTGTGTAATTTCAAGTTTTTCAGCTGCTTCTTTAACTCTTTTATCAATCTCATCTTTAGGAACTTTTGCCATCTTTAGTCCAAATGCCATATTATCGTAAACTGTCATATGTGGGTATAGTGCATAGTTTTGGAAAACCATTGCAATTCCTCTGTCTTTTGGAGGTAAGTCATTAACAAGCTTATCTCCTATATAAATTTCTCCACCAGTAATCTCTTCAAGTCCAGCTACCATTCTAAGAGTAGTAGACTTAGCACAACCAGATGGTCCAACAAAAACCATAAACTCTCCATCTTTTATATGAAGATCAATACCGTGTACTGCCTTAAATCCATTAGGATATTGTTTTTCTACTTTTTTTAATATTACTTCTGCCATGTTAAAGCTTCCTCCTTACGACTTACTACAATTTAAATTTTTATATATATTTTTTAACAAAAGCTATACATTCTTTTGCTGTGTTAACTGTTGAATTTTCTAAAAGTATTTCTATATCATCTTTGTATTTTTTTAATTCATTTATAAAGAATCTTAGATCAAATTCTCCCTGTCCAATAGGGACTACTTTCATTTGATTATCTTCAATTATGAAGTCTTTAAGATGTATTCTCTCTATCTTATCTCCAAATAGTTTAAATGCTTGAGTTATAATCTCTCTTTGATTTTGATAATTGTTAATTGTCAAGAAATTAACTGGATCAAAAATAACTTTTAATCTATCTGAATTTAAGATATCTAATGCTTTTTTCATCTTTTCAGGAGTAGAGATTATATGTTTTGCTACTCCCTCAATAGCTAAATTAGTTTGAATCTCTTCAGCATAATTTACTAAAGTTTCCATCGAGTTTAAAAATAGGTTAAATGCTTCTTCACTATCATTTAATTCTGTATATGTATAAGTTGTATTAAAACATCCAGTTTCAGTTCCAACTAAACTTGTCTTTAAATGTTTTGAAAATCTTAAATGATTTTTAAACTTATTTAGGCTTTCTTGTCTTTTTTTCTCATCTGTATCAGTTAGATTGATATAACACCCTAGAACTGAAAGTACAACATCGTGTACTTTCAATTCTTGAGATAGAAAATTAGCAAATTTTTCATCTAAATTATCTGGTGAGTAATTAAAATCAGTAAAAGATTTTGCAAGAGCAAGTTGTATACACTCTCCATCTAATTCTCTGATCAGTTGAAGAAGTTTTGGGAAATCTTCAATTGTATATTTCCCCATATCATGAGCTCTTATTCCAAATTTAATCATTTTGTTTCTCCATTATATTTTTTCCCATATATAACATTTTTGTCATAAACACTATCACCTTCAATATGCTCTCCATGAATATATCCACCATGGCTTATATATTGAGGAATATTTTTATCTTTTCCTTTTAAAATAGCATCAAGTGATACTAAAGAAAAAGCTTCTATTGAGTCAATTTTTGCATTTAATAAATCAGTTTCGGCAAGGAAATAACCATTTTTAAATTTCGTTGATATTAAATTATTACCAATAACTCTAGCTAATTCTATATAATTATCATTATTAGTTGCTTTATAAAGATCTATTAGTAAGAAAATTGAATAAGGAGATGAGTTTGTAGTTTTCATATTAAGAGATAGAGCTTTTCCATTCTCTGTACCTATGTCTCCTAAATCAAAATTTTTATTTAAAATAGTTCTTGCTATATTCCAAAGTTCTTTATCTTTTGTAATAGCATACCATCTGATAAGTGGTATTGCATACTCTTCGCTTTTTACAGTTTCACTTTTTAAAGTAGCTCCTTTTTTACCATAATAACCATCTCTAACTAAAGTATAATTACTTAAATCTGTACCATCATTCCAAACAGGTTTTAACTCTCCTGTTTCTTTATTTAGAGCTATTTTATAATAGTTTTTAAGGTTGGCAATAGCAGAAGTTAAGACATCTTTATCCTTAGTTTTATTATAGATATCACATAAAACTAGTGAATTATCAACAACAATAGTTCTAGGATTTCCTTTGAAAAGTGCATTAGCTTCTTTAGCTATCTCTCCAAATTCAGCTCCAAATTGTCTAAAGGCTCTATCTCCATATTTTGAGTTAGTATCTTTGTCACTTTTAGGTGGCCACTCTCTTCTTTTTGGAGCTGTAAATTGATATACAGGTGCTCCAGTTTTTGGGTTTCTAGCTAGTTGATATTGATTAAATACAGTTTTACCCCAATTTATCATATCTTTATTAGGAGCTAAAGAGTTTAAAACATATGCTGAATAGATTAAATCTGAACCTGCATTGATAAAAGTAAGACCTTTAGTTTCAGGTAAAATAGGTAATTTAGCAGGATCAACAATATTCTTAGGCTGATGTTCTTCAAAAATATTCAGATTAAATTTTTTATTGTAATCTCCATGTCTTCCCATATCAAGAGTTTCCCAATCTTCAACATGTGCATTCCAGAAAGCTACTACATAATTGCTAGTAGCTTCAGGATTTACACTGTAAAGGAACTCATAATAAGGAAATAGATTTTTTAATTCATGAACTTGATTCTTATTTTGAGGACCAACAACATCTAAGGTATCTAGATTTAAAAATCTATGTCCTCCCCAATAAAATAGGTTATTTTCACTTACAAAATTATTTATAAAATATTTAGTAGTATCAATAGCGGTATTTTTATACTTCATATCTCCTGTAACTTCAGTAAGAGAAACTAAAGTTCTAAGGAAATTTTGTTGGTTAGCAAAATTTGAAATTTTAACTTTTTCTCCATTTGGAAATATCCATTCTACTGGCTCTTTTGTTTTAATATTTATTCCATCAGCTAAAAGAGGGGTAGGATTAACCTTGCTTTTTCCATCTTTCATAACATTAGAGTAAAACTCTTTAACAGTATCTAATCTCTTTTCATCTTCTTTATTATATTCAGGAATACTAAAACTTAAATTA
This genomic interval from Fusobacterium varium contains the following:
- a CDS encoding sugar phosphate isomerase/epimerase, whose product is MIKFGIRAHDMGKYTIEDFPKLLQLIRELDGECIQLALAKSFTDFNYSPDNLDEKFANFLSQELKVHDVVLSVLGCYINLTDTDEKKRQESLNKFKNHLRFSKHLKTSLVGTETGCFNTTYTYTELNDSEEAFNLFLNSMETLVNYAEEIQTNLAIEGVAKHIISTPEKMKKALDILNSDRLKVIFDPVNFLTINNYQNQREIITQAFKLFGDKIERIHLKDFIIEDNQMKVVPIGQGEFDLRFFINELKKYKDDIEILLENSTVNTAKECIAFVKKYI
- a CDS encoding invasion associated locus B family protein, with the protein product MKKRVLILFFILFSISFSAWERIDLVDEFGDKTGQITMVNQVDFFQGIRLIKDEDIVCLDVMMGPQCSVGEIYPIKLKIDKGEVIELMAVAVTDRLLRLITDEDFMEKLKKGNNVSFVVYNTNGGSVNLKMSLMGFTNAYNKVENSN
- the ugpC gene encoding sn-glycerol-3-phosphate ABC transporter ATP-binding protein UgpC, whose protein sequence is MAEVILKKVEKQYPNGFKAVHGIDLHIKDGEFMVFVGPSGCAKSTTLRMVAGLEEITGGEIYIGDKLVNDLPPKDRGIAMVFQNYALYPHMTVYDNMAFGLKMAKVPKDEIDKRVKEAAEKLEITQLLGRKPKEMSGGQRQRVAVGRAIVRKPDVFLFDEPLSNLDAKLRVSMRVKITQLHKQLKAEGQNATMIYVTHDQVEAMTMGDRICVLNFGKIMQVDTPLNLYHKPANKFVAGFIGSPAMNIVKATLVEKDNRIFVKLTSGDLLELPQDKAEKVKSKVNQEIWFGIRPENIGNRLTNPDSHLVSGKINIVEQMGNEEFIYFTLGDTQYSCRIPVEKSTKANFNQTELFHFNMEKCHIFDIETEKNITL
- a CDS encoding autotransporter domain-containing protein, whose amino-acid sequence is MNLKKLSLIFLALTMGTQALAANSIEFGFENEQYEEMYNDSDTFNPYVKVNLNPKKDSPLQLELKYMYFHQYGKNRNEGHDARFKTNKKRVEFFASGYKYKNNNFTFSPKIGFRFEASDVNRTEKPKSQTDRMLNLRFYPNMTYDINDKVQLYVNGFVGPQINRVQHGTRKDHSYDATSKDSATYWHDWYQEIEVIGVKYKLDNKDTIWTSLYNEYKRNEYKENYTRWQLRTGYNWNVNSKLSINPFIRYDLSYVTTNDEISSDHGKEKDSHETRIGSTVKYKIDPTLTLGGEIYWQNAKTEDYKGKDNPDKNRMFYKLSITKAF
- a CDS encoding antitoxin VbhA family protein; protein product: MEVKDFVIKKLNSDPNFKAKYEDVKNKKSIEAMEYAIHSNEISGNFSTEEDMETLFKVAFGEISTEEFLNKILK